A genome region from Clostridia bacterium includes the following:
- a CDS encoding ABC transporter ATP-binding protein, with the protein MKERASRQCLKLSHITKRVGSFQLRNISLEIFSGEYFVILGPTGAGKTILLEVIAGMHSLDAGEIWLGEENITTWPPEKRRFGFVYQDYALFPHLNVRENIVFGLKNRRLPTKRIKKELDDIVTLLGIAHLLPRFPCTLSGGEQQRVALARALIMKPQVLLLDEPLSALDPCTKEMLQQELKRLHQITGTLTIHVTHDFEEALFLAERIGVIERGCLLQVGSAQEVFSSPKMAAVARFVGAENIFSSEIIVRDGKKYVSLGKALLEVKTDLTGRVDFSIRPEHILVSTSPQAENCLPGKILAVYPKGLFTRIIVDGGERLVALVAARENNHHPLLPGSKVFCHIPPDAINVFPI; encoded by the coding sequence GTGAAGGAGCGAGCATCAAGACAGTGCCTTAAGCTATCCCACATCACGAAAAGGGTAGGCAGTTTCCAACTCCGGAATATCTCCCTGGAGATATTTTCGGGAGAGTACTTTGTTATCCTGGGACCCACGGGTGCCGGCAAAACCATACTGCTTGAGGTTATTGCCGGCATGCACTCCTTGGACGCTGGGGAAATATGGCTGGGCGAAGAAAATATTACCACCTGGCCGCCGGAAAAAAGGCGGTTTGGTTTTGTTTACCAGGATTATGCCTTATTTCCCCATTTAAACGTCAGGGAGAATATTGTCTTTGGGCTGAAGAATAGAAGGTTGCCTACAAAGCGGATAAAAAAAGAACTGGATGACATAGTGACCCTGCTGGGCATTGCCCACCTGCTCCCGCGTTTTCCCTGTACTTTGAGCGGAGGCGAGCAGCAGCGGGTAGCCTTGGCTCGTGCCTTAATAATGAAGCCTCAGGTTCTTTTGCTGGATGAACCCCTGTCGGCACTGGACCCCTGTACCAAGGAAATGCTCCAGCAGGAGCTAAAGCGCCTCCACCAAATTACTGGAACTTTAACTATTCATGTGACTCATGATTTCGAGGAGGCTCTTTTCCTGGCCGAGCGCATCGGCGTAATAGAGCGTGGGTGTCTCCTCCAGGTGGGTTCAGCCCAAGAAGTCTTTAGCTCGCCCAAGATGGCAGCGGTAGCCCGCTTTGTCGGAGCAGAAAACATCTTTTCCAGCGAGATCATTGTTCGCGACGGCAAGAAATACGTCTCCCTGGGTAAGGCACTGCTGGAAGTTAAGACGGATTTGACTGGCCGGGTAGACTTCTCCATCAGGCCAGAACATATCCTGGTGAGCACTTCGCCACAAGCTGAGAACTGCTTGCCAGGAAAAATATTGGCGGTCTACCCCAAAGGGTTGTTTACCAGGATAATTGTCGATGGAGGCGAAAGGCTGGTGGCTCTGGTCGCTGCCAGGGAAAACAATCATCATCCCCTGTTGCCAGGCAGCAAAGTTTTCTGTCATATCCCGCCGGATGCGATTAATGTTTTTCCGATTTAG
- a CDS encoding ABC transporter permease subunit, which translates to MVAKLFRVGNVLITYLLVLFVLAAVGTVLLRGLPYIPASLKTPELVFAVKLSLFTSLVSTVACLLVAMPVAYTLARYSLPGQGIIANLLRIPLNLPPIVSGVCLLLLFGTTTFGETLARMGLRFVFTVPGIILAQFFVNVPFLITVLKAAIESTDIRLEYVARTLGCTPARAFLKVTLPLIRNNALAGLIITWGKALGEFGAVLMLAGATRFKTETLPISLYLNMATGDMEALMASAAILILIAVISLALFEKAGIKLYERVPGL; encoded by the coding sequence TTGGTGGCCAAACTTTTTAGAGTGGGCAATGTGCTAATCACTTATCTTTTGGTGCTCTTTGTTTTAGCTGCCGTGGGTACCGTCTTGCTAAGGGGCCTGCCTTATATTCCTGCATCCTTAAAGACGCCGGAGCTGGTCTTTGCCGTTAAGCTCAGCCTGTTTACGTCTCTGGTTTCGACGGTTGCCTGCTTGCTGGTAGCTATGCCAGTAGCTTATACCCTGGCCCGCTATTCTCTGCCGGGCCAGGGTATAATAGCCAATCTTTTAAGAATCCCTTTGAACCTGCCGCCCATCGTCTCCGGTGTTTGCCTGCTCTTGCTTTTTGGAACCACGACCTTTGGTGAAACCCTGGCTAGGATGGGTTTGCGTTTTGTATTTACCGTGCCGGGGATTATTCTGGCCCAGTTTTTTGTCAATGTCCCTTTCCTGATCACCGTCCTCAAGGCTGCCATTGAAAGCACAGACATTCGCCTAGAATATGTGGCGAGGACCTTGGGATGTACCCCAGCCCGGGCTTTTTTAAAGGTGACTTTGCCTTTAATTCGAAATAATGCACTGGCCGGGCTGATTATTACCTGGGGCAAAGCTCTTGGGGAATTTGGCGCGGTCCTCATGCTGGCTGGTGCCACCAGGTTTAAAACGGAAACCTTACCCATATCCCTATATTTGAATATGGCTACTGGCGATATGGAGGCCCTGATGGCTTCGGCAGCCATCTTGATCCTGATAGCCGTAATTTCCCTGGCCTTATTTGAAAAGGCAGGGATAAAACTTTATGAGCGGGTGCCGGGGCTGTGA